Proteins encoded in a region of the Neodiprion virginianus isolate iyNeoVirg1 chromosome 2, iyNeoVirg1.1, whole genome shotgun sequence genome:
- the LOC124297141 gene encoding mucin-2-like isoform X5: MWRRLWTLGVLVILACLSSADRVSSRSRDYDYELRQSSQPFRCTSEGYHTDPQDCKVYYRCVDWGNGSPLTAFRFECGPGTVFSKDQGDICTHPSDSGRPECDDSANEVDSYPQGNQDVPKNPEYPQTTSRPTPTSTTGTTQAASVSSTQATIPESSDSGLNSNVRCTQEGFLADPKDCRKFYRCVDGGAGSFIKYEFTCGSGTVWDPEIEACNHAWAVSRSDCSENGQGGNGDNGNPGNNESGQWNGDTGGNDGQWNGDTGNNGGQWNGDTGDNGGQWNGDTGDNGGQWNGDVGDSGQPGNPDGQPGQPGQPGDPNGQPGSPGTPGTPGTPGTSGTPGTPGTPGSPGTPGTPGSPGTPGTPGTPGSPGPPGTPGTPGTPGSPGTPGSPGTPGTPGSPGTPGTPGTPGSPGTPGTPGTPGSPGTPGTPGTPGTPGTPGTPGTPGTAGMPGTSGTPGSPGTPGTPETPSTSGTPGSPGTPGTPGTPGTSGTPGSPGTPGTPGTPGTPSTPGTPGTPGTPGTPGTPSTPGTPGTPGTPGTPGTPGTPGTPGTSGTPSTPGTPGTPGTPGTPGTPGTPGTPGTPGTPGTPGTPGTPGTSGTPGTPGTPETPGTPGTPGTAGTPGTPSTPGTPGTPGTPGTPGTPGTPGTAGTPGTPSTPGTPGTPGTPGTPGTPGTPGTPGTPGTPSTPGTPGTPGTPGTPGTPGTPGTPGTPGTPSTPGTPGTPGTPGTPGTPGTPGTPGTPGTPGTPGTPGTCNEEGFFADPNDCRKFYRCVADGAGFIKYRFDCGAGTVWDQTAQSCNHYSAVPTCNPSTGGSNSVDGQEDQNKSTSKPGTTTTNVPTSTRKEGGTTKLPTSNVMTTSSNEITTQIPEKQPPTSTSETDRSTVVTESSSSPEPADQLTTRSTTPTSGNQVTTVSPTETSSQPDVGSSKIPETSSTPSSPPQVGTTDSQGAVTSPPESSTPSTKATNSPGTATSMNPDGSDKSGECSAEGFFGHPTDCRKFYRCVSTDSGYTKYDFECGTGTAWDASAETCNHVEQVSSCNSQSNGTDQSTNSTTSTTPSSSTDPSSTTTENTSVGNPEGTTQHSGVDRTDEVGQVISSTEGGQQMTTKAPDPTNSPGDSTTQSSSVQSTTIETTETLSESTSTEASSESSPQSSSTQTSPESSSTESSSETNSTLGSTETSVPPCATAKPNITETCEEEGYYPHPTECDKFYRCVDNGNGFNIYNFDCAPGTIFDPSVSVCNYPSAVYPPRDCSGSVQRPGTTAAPGETVTSTEMTTRDSESTTSAESTSSNGSTTQESESTTSAESTTQELESTTSAQSTTEESESTTSAQSTTQESESTTSPESTTQESTSTTLAESTTPELESTTSAESTTQGSESTTSAESTTQESESTTSTENPVSSTTNESTTTTSGETTEEGQTTTDSTTESSTVSTESPIESTTSPSKTTTQFSTDTTTAGTTDSTSEGTTETTTEVPTPSEPGTTQASSESTTEKAESTTVTESTGSTTELESTTESIESTTGGSQTTTEQSENTTEEQKTTESTEQTTSEAPESTTDSQGTTTDPSSQTTTQKSEESTTDIALTTTEVGSTEKPQVTPCPLANLTNEQIALVCPTGFHRHPKYCNLFYQCTSASNMEIKVLILSCPEDTVYDSQKIQCVPEEDSSEPCSGSKADARFYRRLKDNSMPPVKVHSQSLCPNEGHYPYREDCSNAFYKCKRDITGSLQGYVYKCPQDFVYWSVSRRCERANRLPMCSSAEYKNKNYSWESRWGVPVEDSNFSARMLNFESY, from the exons ATGTGGAGACGCTTATGGACGCTGGGCGTCCTCGTGATATTGGCATGCTTGTCGTCGGCAGACAGAG TGTCATCCCGGAGCAGAGATTACGATTACGAACTGCGACAAAGTAGTCAACCCTTCAGATGTACGTCGGAAGGGTATCACACGGATCCACAAGACTGCAAGGTTTATTACAGATGCGTCGATTGGGGAAACGGCAGTCCTCTGACGGCCTTCCGGTTCGAGTGTGGTCCCGGAACGGTGTTCTCCAAGGATCAGGGTGATATTTGCACACACCCGTCTGACAGTGGCCGACCCGAGTGCGACGATTCCGCGAATGAAGTCGATTCCTATCCGCAAGGCAACCAAGACGTTCcgaaaaatcctgaatacCCTCAAACGACGTCCAGGCCGACACCGACTTCTACAACGGGAACAACGCAGGCCGCATCGGTTTCATCGACGCAAGCAACGATACCGGAAAGCAGCGATAGTGGTCTGAATAGTAATGTACGATGTACTCAGGAAGGCTTCCTTGCGGATCCCAAAGATTGTCGAAAGTTTTATAGGTGCGTCGACGGAGGCGCAGGCTCgtttataaaatatgaattcaCGTGTGGCAGCGGGACGGTTTGGGATCCTGAAATTGAGGCATGTAATCATGCGTGGGCTGTTTCGAGGAGTGATTGTAGCGAAAATGGTCAAGGAGGTAACGGTGATAATGGTAATCCTGGAAATAATGAGAGTGGGCAGTGGAATGGAGATACTGGAGGCAATGATGGACAATGGAATGGAGATACTGGGAACAATGGTGGACAATGGAATGGGGATACTGGGGATAATGGTGGACAATGGAATGGGGATACTGGGGACAATGGTGGACAATGGAATGGAGACGTTGGTGATTCAGGACAACCTGGTAACCCTGATGGACAACCTGGTCAGCCTGGACAGCCTGGAGATCCTAACGGGCAGCCCGGAAGTCCGGGTACTCCAGGCACACCGGGCACACCTGGAACGTCGGGAACACCGGGAACACCGGGAACGCCGGGCTCACCTGGAACACCGGGAACCCCGGGCTCACCTGGAACGCCGGGAACACCAGGAACGCCGGGCTCACCTGGACCGCCGGGAACACCGGGAACGCCGGGAACGCCCGGCTCACCTGGAACGCCGGGCTCACCTGGAACACCGGGAACACCGGGCTCACCTGGAACACCTGGAACACCAGGAACGCCGGGCTCACCTGGAACGCCGGGAACACCGGGAACGCCGGGCTCACCTGGAACGCCGGGAACACCGGGAACGCCGGGAACACCGGGAACGCCGGGCACACCTGGAACACCAGGAACAGCGGGAATGCCGGGCACATCTGGAACGCCGGGTTCACCTGGAACGCCGGGCACACCTGAAACGCCGAGCACATCCGGAACGCCGGGGTCACCCGGAACGCCGGGAACGCCGGGAACGCCAGGCACATCTGGAACACCGGGTTCACCTGGAACACCGGGCACACCTGGAACGCCGGGAACACCGAGCACACCTGGAACACCGGGAACGCCAGGCACACCTGGAACGCCGGGAACGCCGAGCACACCTGGAACACCGGGAACGCCAGGCACACCTGGAACGCCAGGCACACCCGGAACACCGGGCACACCTGGAACGTCGGGAACGCCGAGCACACCTGGAACACCGGGAACGCCAGGCACACCCGGAACACCGGGCACACCTGGAACGCCGGGAACACCGGGCACGCCTGGAACGCCGGGAACGCCAGGCACACCTGGAACGCCAGGCACATCCGGAACACCGGGCACACCTGGAACACCGGAAACGCCAGGCACACCCGGAACACCGGGCACAGCTGGAACGCCGGGAACGCCGAGCACACCTGGAACACCGGGAACGCCAGGTACACCTGGAACGCCAGGCACACCCGGAACACCGGGCACAGCTGGAACGCCGGGAACGCCGAGCACACCTGGAACACCGGGAACGCCAGGCACACCTGGAACGCCAGGCACACCCGGAACACCGGGCACACCTGGAACGCCGGGAACGCCGAGCACACCTGGAACACCGGGAACGCCAGGCACACCTGGAACGCCAGGCACACCCGGAACACCGGGCACACCTGGAACGCCGGGAACGCCGAGCACACCTGGAACACCGGGAACGCCAGGCACACCTGGAACGCCAGGCACACCCGGAACACCGGGCACACCTGGAACGCCGGGAACACCGGGCACACCCGGAACCCCAGGCACCTGTAACGAAGAGGGATTTTTCGCAGACCCTAACGATTGTCGTAAATTCTATCGCTGTGTTGCTGATGGTGCAGGTTTCATTAAATATCGATTTGACTGCGGCGCTGGAACTGTATGGGACCAAACTGCACAAAGTTGCAATCATTATTCTGCAGTACCCACTTGTAATCCCAGTACTGGAGGGTCAAATTCTGTCGATGGCCAGGAAGATCAAAATAAATCAACCAGTAAACCCGGAACTACTACAACAAATGTACCAACCAGCACTAGGAAAGAAGGCGGTACTACGAAGCTGCCCACGTCAAATGTCATGACAACATCTTCTAACGAAATAACTACGCAAATTCCTGAAAAGCAGCCCCCCACATCAACATCTGAAACTGATAGGAGCACCGTGGTAACAGAATCATCATCTTCACCTGAGCCTGCTGATCAATTAACGACTAGGTCGACGACCCCGACTTCAGGGAACCAGGTAACAACAGTCTCACCCACAGAAACGTCTTCCCAACCAGATGTCGGTTCGTCGAAAATTCCCGAAACATCGTCGACACCATCCTCACCTCCACAAGTGGGAACAACCGATTCACAGGGAGCAGTTACGAGCCCGCCTGAAAGTTCAACTCCGTCCACAAAAGCTACGAATTCGCCAGGAACCGCTACTTCGATGAATCCGGATGGCTCTGACAAGTCTGGAGAATGCTCAGCAGAAGGATTCTTTGGTCATCCAACAGATTGCCGTAAATTCTATCGTTGCGTATCGACTGATTCGGGGTACACGAAATATGACTTCGAATGTGGTACCGGAACAGCTTGGGACGCGTCGGCTGAAACTTGCAATCATGTCGAGCAAGTATCATCATGTAATAGTCAAAGTAATGGAACTGATCAAAGCACAAATTCCACGACGAGTACAACTCCATCTAGTAGTACAGATCCGTCTTCCACAACCACTGAAAATACGAGTGTGGGAAATCCCGAAGGAACTACCCAGCACTCCGGAGTAGACAGAACTGATGAAGTTGGCCAAGTTATTTCAAGTACCGAAGGTGGTCAACAAATGACTACCAAAGCACCTGATCCGACCAACTCACCCGGTGATTCTACCACCCAGAGTTCATCAGTCCAGTCGACAACTATCGAAACAACTGAAACTTTATCCGAATCAACTTCCACCGAAGCTTCATCGGAATCTTCTCCACAATCCAGCTCCACTCAAACTTCGCCCGAATCAAGTTCCACTGAATCTTCCTCTGAAACAAATTCAACCCTTGGCTCAACGGAAACATCAGTTCCACCATGCGCGACGGCTAAGCCAAACATAACGGAAACTTGCGAGGAGGAAGGATACTACCCACATCCAACGGAGTGcgataaattttatcgatGCGTCGATAACGGGAATGGTTTCAATATATACAATTTCGATTGTGCGCCTGGAACTATCTTTGATCCAAGTGTCAGTGTTTGTAATTATCCTTCCGCTGTGTACCCGCCAAGAGACTGTTCAGGAAGCGTTCAAAGACCTGGTACGACCGCAGCTCCTGGTGAGACTGTAACGTCGACTGAAATGACAACGCGAGATTCAGAGTCTACAACATCAGCTGAATCGACCTCCTCAAATGGATCGACGACACAAGAATCTGAGTCAACTACATCGGCCGAGTCGACAACTCAAGAACTGGAATCTACGACGTCAGCTCAATCGACGACAGAAGAATCTGAGTCA ACGACGTCAGCTCAATCGACGACACAAGAATCAGAGTCAACGACATCACCTGAATCGACTACACAAGAATCAACATCTACGACGTTGGCCGAATCAACAACTCCAGAACTGGAATCTACCACGTCAGCCGAGTCAACAACGCAAGGATCAGAGTCGACAACTTCAGCTGAATCGACAACGCAAGAATCAGAATCGACCACGTCGACAGAGAATCCTGTATCCAGCACGACAAACGAAAGCACTACAACAACTTCAGGGGAAACAACCGAGGAAGGACAAACTACGACTGATTCGACAACGGAATCGTCCACCGTGAGCACTGAATCTCCGATAGAATCAACGACAAGTCCATCTAAGACAACGACGCAGTTTTCAACGGACACAACAACAGCGGGAACGACGGACAGCACTTCCGAAGGAACAACTGAAACCACTACCGAAGTTCCGACACCGTCTGAACCCGGAACAACTCAAGCTTCGTCAGAATCAACTACGGAAAAAGCTGAGTCTACGACTGTCACTGAGTCCACTGGTTCCACAACGGAGTTGGAATCGACAACAGAGAGCATTGAGAGTACTACTGGAGGTTCGCAGACGACCACAGAGCAGTCGGAAAACACTACGGAAGAGCAGAAAACAACGGAATCCACAGAACAGACGACCTCGGAAGCTCCGGAGTCTACAACAGACTCTCAAGGTACTACAACTGATCCATCAAGTCAGACAACCACACAAAAATCCGAGGAATCAACCACGGATATTGCTCTAACAACAACAGAAGTCGGGTCAACTGAAAAACCGCAAGTCACACCCTGCCCCCTTGCAAACTTGACCAACGAACAGATAGCGTTGGTTTGTCCAACCGGGTTCCATCGCCATCCAAAGTACTGTAATCTATTTTACCAATGCACATCAGCAAGTAACATGGAAATCAAGGTTTTAATTCTGAGTTGCCCCGAAGACACTGTTTACGACAGTCAGAAGATCCAGTGCGTTCCTGAGGAGGATTCGAGTGAACCATGCTCTGGATCAAAGGCCGATGCCAGATTCTACCGGAGATTGAAGGACAACTCTATGCCTCCC gTGAAAGTTCACAGTCAGAGCCTCTGTCCGAACGAAGGTCATTATCCATATCGCGAGGACTGTAGCAATGCCTTCTACAAGTGCAAACGTGACATAACGGGCTCGTTGCAGGGATATGTTTACAAATGTCCACAAGACTTCGTTTATTGGTCAGTTTCAAGAAGATGCGAGAGAGCCAATCGTCTGCCGATGTGTTCGTCCGCGGAATACAAGAATAAGAATTATTCTTGGGAGAGTCGTTGGGGTGTGCCAGTAGAAGATTCTAATTTTTCCGCGAGAATGCTCAATTTTGAAAGCTATTAA
- the LOC124297141 gene encoding mucin-2-like isoform X2, whose translation MWRRLWTLGVLVILACLSSADRVSSRSRDYDYELRQSSQPFRCTSEGYHTDPQDCKVYYRCVDWGNGSPLTAFRFECGPGTVFSKDQGDICTHPSDSGRPECDDSANEVDSYPQGNQDVPKNPEYPQTTSRPTPTSTTGTTQAASVSSTQATIPESSDSGLNSNVRCTQEGFLADPKDCRKFYRCVDGGAGSFIKYEFTCGSGTVWDPEIEACNHAWAVSRSDCSENGQGGNGDNGNPGNNESGQWNGDTGGNDGQWNGDTGNNGGQWNGDTGDNGGQWNGDTGDNGGQWNGDVGDSGQPGNPDGQPGQPGQPGDPNGQPGSPGTPGTPGTPGTSGTPGTPGTPGSPGTPGTPGSPGTPGTPGTPGSPGPPGTPGTPGTPGSPGTPGSPGTPGTPGSPGTPGTPGTPGSPGTPGTPGTPGSPGTPGTPGTPGTPGTPGTPGTPGTAGMPGTSGTPGSPGTPGTPETPSTSGTPGSPGTPGTPGTPGTSGTPGSPGTPGTPGTPGTPSTPGTPGTPGTPGTPGTPGTPGTPGTSGTPSTPGTPGTPGTPGTPGTPGTPGTPGTPGTPGTPGTPGTPGTSGTPGTPGTPETPGTPGTPGTAGTPGTPSTPGTPGTPGTPGTPGTPGTPGTAGTPGTPSTPGTPGTPGTPGTPGTPGTPGTPGTPGTPSTPGTPGTPGTPGTPGTPGTPGTPGTPGTPSTPGTPGTPGTPGTPGTPGTPGTPGTPGTPGTPGTPGTCNEEGFFADPNDCRKFYRCVADGAGFIKYRFDCGAGTVWDQTAQSCNHYSAVPTCNPSTGGSNSVDGQEDQNKSTSKPGTTTTNVPTSTRKEGGTTKLPTSNVMTTSSNEITTQIPEKQPPTSTSETDRSTVVTESSSSPEPADQLTTRSTTPTSGNQVTTVSPTETSSQPDVGSSKIPETSSTPSSPPQVGTTDSQGAVTSPPESSTPSTKATNSPGTATSMNPDGSDKSGECSAEGFFGHPTDCRKFYRCVSTDSGYTKYDFECGTGTAWDASAETCNHVEQVSSCNSQSNGTDQSTNSTTSTTPSSSTDPSSTTTENTSVGNPEGTTQHSGVDRTDEVGQVISSTEGGQQMTTKAPDPTNSPGDSTTQSSSVQSTTIETTETLSESTSTEASSESSPQSSSTQTSPESSSTESSSETNSTLGSTETSVPPCATAKPNITETCEEEGYYPHPTECDKFYRCVDNGNGFNIYNFDCAPGTIFDPSVSVCNYPSAVYPPRDCSGSVQRPGTTAAPGETVTSTEMTTRDSESTTSAESTSSNGSTTQESESTTSAESTTQELESTTSAQSTTEESESTTSAESTTQELESTTSAQSTTEESESTTLAESTTQELESTTSAQSTTQESESTTSPESTTQESTSTTLAESTTPELESTTSAESTTQGSESTTSAESTTQESESTTSTENPVSSTTNESTTTTSGETTEEGQTTTDSTTESSTVSTESPIESTTSPSKTTTQFSTDTTTAGTTDSTSEGTTETTTEVPTPSEPGTTQASSESTTEKAESTTVTESTGSTTELESTTESIESTTGGSQTTTEQSENTTEEQKTTESTEQTTSEAPESTTDSQGTTTDPSSQTTTQKSEESTTDIALTTTEVGSTEKPQVTPCPLANLTNEQIALVCPTGFHRHPKYCNLFYQCTSASNMEIKVLILSCPEDTVYDSQKIQCVPEEDSSEPCSGSKADARFYRRLKDNSMPPVKVHSQSLCPNEGHYPYREDCSNAFYKCKRDITGSLQGYVYKCPQDFVYWSVSRRCERANRLPMCSSAEYKNKNYSWESRWGVPVEDSNFSARMLNFESY comes from the exons ATGTGGAGACGCTTATGGACGCTGGGCGTCCTCGTGATATTGGCATGCTTGTCGTCGGCAGACAGAG TGTCATCCCGGAGCAGAGATTACGATTACGAACTGCGACAAAGTAGTCAACCCTTCAGATGTACGTCGGAAGGGTATCACACGGATCCACAAGACTGCAAGGTTTATTACAGATGCGTCGATTGGGGAAACGGCAGTCCTCTGACGGCCTTCCGGTTCGAGTGTGGTCCCGGAACGGTGTTCTCCAAGGATCAGGGTGATATTTGCACACACCCGTCTGACAGTGGCCGACCCGAGTGCGACGATTCCGCGAATGAAGTCGATTCCTATCCGCAAGGCAACCAAGACGTTCcgaaaaatcctgaatacCCTCAAACGACGTCCAGGCCGACACCGACTTCTACAACGGGAACAACGCAGGCCGCATCGGTTTCATCGACGCAAGCAACGATACCGGAAAGCAGCGATAGTGGTCTGAATAGTAATGTACGATGTACTCAGGAAGGCTTCCTTGCGGATCCCAAAGATTGTCGAAAGTTTTATAGGTGCGTCGACGGAGGCGCAGGCTCgtttataaaatatgaattcaCGTGTGGCAGCGGGACGGTTTGGGATCCTGAAATTGAGGCATGTAATCATGCGTGGGCTGTTTCGAGGAGTGATTGTAGCGAAAATGGTCAAGGAGGTAACGGTGATAATGGTAATCCTGGAAATAATGAGAGTGGGCAGTGGAATGGAGATACTGGAGGCAATGATGGACAATGGAATGGAGATACTGGGAACAATGGTGGACAATGGAATGGGGATACTGGGGATAATGGTGGACAATGGAATGGGGATACTGGGGACAATGGTGGACAATGGAATGGAGACGTTGGTGATTCAGGACAACCTGGTAACCCTGATGGACAACCTGGTCAGCCTGGACAGCCTGGAGATCCTAACGGGCAGCCCGGAAGTCCGGGTACTCCAGGCACACCGGGCACACCTGGAACGTCGGGAACACCGGGAACACCGGGAACGCCGGGCTCACCTGGAACACCGGGAACCCCGGGCTCACCTGGAACGCCGGGAACACCAGGAACGCCGGGCTCACCTGGACCGCCGGGAACACCGGGAACGCCGGGAACGCCCGGCTCACCTGGAACGCCGGGCTCACCTGGAACACCGGGAACACCGGGCTCACCTGGAACACCTGGAACACCAGGAACGCCGGGCTCACCTGGAACGCCGGGAACACCGGGAACGCCGGGCTCACCTGGAACGCCGGGAACACCGGGAACGCCGGGAACACCGGGAACGCCGGGCACACCTGGAACACCAGGAACAGCGGGAATGCCGGGCACATCTGGAACGCCGGGTTCACCTGGAACGCCGGGCACACCTGAAACGCCGAGCACATCCGGAACGCCGGGGTCACCCGGAACGCCGGGAACGCCGGGAACGCCAGGCACATCTGGAACACCGGGTTCACCTGGAACACCGG GCACACCTGGAACGCCGGGAACGCCGAGCACACCTGGAACACCGGGAACGCCAGGCACACCTGGAACGCCAGGCACACCCGGAACACCGGGCACACCTGGAACGTCGGGAACGCCGAGCACACCTGGAACACCGGGAACGCCAGGCACACCCGGAACACCGGGCACACCTGGAACGCCGGGAACACCGGGCACGCCTGGAACGCCGGGAACGCCAGGCACACCTGGAACGCCAGGCACATCCGGAACACCGGGCACACCTGGAACACCGGAAACGCCAGGCACACCCGGAACACCGGGCACAGCTGGAACGCCGGGAACGCCGAGCACACCTGGAACACCGGGAACGCCAGGTACACCTGGAACGCCAGGCACACCCGGAACACCGGGCACAGCTGGAACGCCGGGAACGCCGAGCACACCTGGAACACCGGGAACGCCAGGCACACCTGGAACGCCAGGCACACCCGGAACACCGGGCACACCTGGAACGCCGGGAACGCCGAGCACACCTGGAACACCGGGAACGCCAGGCACACCTGGAACGCCAGGCACACCCGGAACACCGGGCACACCTGGAACGCCGGGAACGCCGAGCACACCTGGAACACCGGGAACGCCAGGCACACCTGGAACGCCAGGCACACCCGGAACACCGGGCACACCTGGAACGCCGGGAACACCGGGCACACCCGGAACCCCAGGCACCTGTAACGAAGAGGGATTTTTCGCAGACCCTAACGATTGTCGTAAATTCTATCGCTGTGTTGCTGATGGTGCAGGTTTCATTAAATATCGATTTGACTGCGGCGCTGGAACTGTATGGGACCAAACTGCACAAAGTTGCAATCATTATTCTGCAGTACCCACTTGTAATCCCAGTACTGGAGGGTCAAATTCTGTCGATGGCCAGGAAGATCAAAATAAATCAACCAGTAAACCCGGAACTACTACAACAAATGTACCAACCAGCACTAGGAAAGAAGGCGGTACTACGAAGCTGCCCACGTCAAATGTCATGACAACATCTTCTAACGAAATAACTACGCAAATTCCTGAAAAGCAGCCCCCCACATCAACATCTGAAACTGATAGGAGCACCGTGGTAACAGAATCATCATCTTCACCTGAGCCTGCTGATCAATTAACGACTAGGTCGACGACCCCGACTTCAGGGAACCAGGTAACAACAGTCTCACCCACAGAAACGTCTTCCCAACCAGATGTCGGTTCGTCGAAAATTCCCGAAACATCGTCGACACCATCCTCACCTCCACAAGTGGGAACAACCGATTCACAGGGAGCAGTTACGAGCCCGCCTGAAAGTTCAACTCCGTCCACAAAAGCTACGAATTCGCCAGGAACCGCTACTTCGATGAATCCGGATGGCTCTGACAAGTCTGGAGAATGCTCAGCAGAAGGATTCTTTGGTCATCCAACAGATTGCCGTAAATTCTATCGTTGCGTATCGACTGATTCGGGGTACACGAAATATGACTTCGAATGTGGTACCGGAACAGCTTGGGACGCGTCGGCTGAAACTTGCAATCATGTCGAGCAAGTATCATCATGTAATAGTCAAAGTAATGGAACTGATCAAAGCACAAATTCCACGACGAGTACAACTCCATCTAGTAGTACAGATCCGTCTTCCACAACCACTGAAAATACGAGTGTGGGAAATCCCGAAGGAACTACCCAGCACTCCGGAGTAGACAGAACTGATGAAGTTGGCCAAGTTATTTCAAGTACCGAAGGTGGTCAACAAATGACTACCAAAGCACCTGATCCGACCAACTCACCCGGTGATTCTACCACCCAGAGTTCATCAGTCCAGTCGACAACTATCGAAACAACTGAAACTTTATCCGAATCAACTTCCACCGAAGCTTCATCGGAATCTTCTCCACAATCCAGCTCCACTCAAACTTCGCCCGAATCAAGTTCCACTGAATCTTCCTCTGAAACAAATTCAACCCTTGGCTCAACGGAAACATCAGTTCCACCATGCGCGACGGCTAAGCCAAACATAACGGAAACTTGCGAGGAGGAAGGATACTACCCACATCCAACGGAGTGcgataaattttatcgatGCGTCGATAACGGGAATGGTTTCAATATATACAATTTCGATTGTGCGCCTGGAACTATCTTTGATCCAAGTGTCAGTGTTTGTAATTATCCTTCCGCTGTGTACCCGCCAAGAGACTGTTCAGGAAGCGTTCAAAGACCTGGTACGACCGCAGCTCCTGGTGAGACTGTAACGTCGACTGAAATGACAACGCGAGATTCAGAGTCTACAACATCAGCTGAATCGACCTCCTCAAATGGATCGACGACACAAGAATCTGAGTCAACTACATCGGCCGAGTCGACAACTCAAGAACTGGAATCTACGACGTCAGCTCAATCGACGACAGAAGAATCTGAGTCAACTACATCGGCCGAGTCGACAACTCAAGAACTGGAATCTACGACGTCAGCTCAATCGACGACAGAAGAATCTGAGTCAACTACATTGGCCGAGTCGACAACTCAAGAACTGGAATCTACGACGTCAGCTCAATCGACGACACAAGAATCAGAGTCAACGACATCACCTGAATCGACTACACAAGAATCAACATCTACGACGTTGGCCGAATCAACAACTCCAGAACTGGAATCTACCACGTCAGCCGAGTCAACAACGCAAGGATCAGAGTCGACAACTTCAGCTGAATCGACAACGCAAGAATCAGAATCGACCACGTCGACAGAGAATCCTGTATCCAGCACGACAAACGAAAGCACTACAACAACTTCAGGGGAAACAACCGAGGAAGGACAAACTACGACTGATTCGACAACGGAATCGTCCACCGTGAGCACTGAATCTCCGATAGAATCAACGACAAGTCCATCTAAGACAACGACGCAGTTTTCAACGGACACAACAACAGCGGGAACGACGGACAGCACTTCCGAAGGAACAACTGAAACCACTACCGAAGTTCCGACACCGTCTGAACCCGGAACAACTCAAGCTTCGTCAGAATCAACTACGGAAAAAGCTGAGTCTACGACTGTCACTGAGTCCACTGGTTCCACAACGGAGTTGGAATCGACAACAGAGAGCATTGAGAGTACTACTGGAGGTTCGCAGACGACCACAGAGCAGTCGGAAAACACTACGGAAGAGCAGAAAACAACGGAATCCACAGAACAGACGACCTCGGAAGCTCCGGAGTCTACAACAGACTCTCAAGGTACTACAACTGATCCATCAAGTCAGACAACCACACAAAAATCCGAGGAATCAACCACGGATATTGCTCTAACAACAACAGAAGTCGGGTCAACTGAAAAACCGCAAGTCACACCCTGCCCCCTTGCAAACTTGACCAACGAACAGATAGCGTTGGTTTGTCCAACCGGGTTCCATCGCCATCCAAAGTACTGTAATCTATTTTACCAATGCACATCAGCAAGTAACATGGAAATCAAGGTTTTAATTCTGAGTTGCCCCGAAGACACTGTTTACGACAGTCAGAAGATCCAGTGCGTTCCTGAGGAGGATTCGAGTGAACCATGCTCTGGATCAAAGGCCGATGCCAGATTCTACCGGAGATTGAAGGACAACTCTATGCCTCCC gTGAAAGTTCACAGTCAGAGCCTCTGTCCGAACGAAGGTCATTATCCATATCGCGAGGACTGTAGCAATGCCTTCTACAAGTGCAAACGTGACATAACGGGCTCGTTGCAGGGATATGTTTACAAATGTCCACAAGACTTCGTTTATTGGTCAGTTTCAAGAAGATGCGAGAGAGCCAATCGTCTGCCGATGTGTTCGTCCGCGGAATACAAGAATAAGAATTATTCTTGGGAGAGTCGTTGGGGTGTGCCAGTAGAAGATTCTAATTTTTCCGCGAGAATGCTCAATTTTGAAAGCTATTAA